From a region of the Zingiber officinale cultivar Zhangliang chromosome 4B, Zo_v1.1, whole genome shotgun sequence genome:
- the LOC121975562 gene encoding L-ascorbate oxidase homolog — protein sequence MPRIHSWTRISPLPPPCSFFIIFRMGKSSLLVSFFSLLLLLPSCVLGENPYRFYTWNVTYGYIWPLGVEQQGILINGQFPGPPIDAVTNDNIIINVFNSLPEPFLISWNGIQQRRNSWQDGVYGTNCPIPPGGNFTYVMQLKDQIGSYFYFPSLGFHKAAGGFGGIRILSRPMIPVPFPPPADDYTLLVGDWFKANHTDLRYILDSGKDLPFPDGVLINGRGQYGNTFTVDQGKTYRFRISNVGLATSLNIRIQGHTLLLVEVEGSHTLQNAYSSFDLHLGQSCSFLVTADQPPMDYNIVVSTRFTSTVLSTTAVFRYSNSGGRSSGPAPGGPTIQIDWSLNQARSIRWNLTASGPRPNPQGSYHYGLVNTTRTIRLANSAPVINGKQRYAVNSVSFIPADTPLKVADFYKIQGVFNLGSIPDNPTYGSGYLQTSVMASNMRDYVEIIFENGEDTVQSWHIDGYSFWVVGMDGGQWTAASRDGYNLRDAVARCTVQVYPKSWSAIYMPLDNVGLWNIRSENWARQYLGQQFYLRVYSPANSWRDENPIPRNALLCGRASGRRTRPL from the exons ATGCCACGGATCCATTCTTGGACTCgcatttctcctcttcctcctccttgctcATTCTTCATCATCTTCAGGATGGGGAAGAGCAGCCTCTTGGTCTCTTTCTTCTCTCTGCTGCTCTTGCTGCCTTCTTGTGTCCTGGGAGAGAACCCTTACAGGTTCTACACCTGGAACGTGACCTATGGCTATATCTGGCCTCTTGGTGTCGAGCAacag GGGATTTTGATCAATGGCCAGTTTCCAGGACCACCGATCGATGCCGTCACCAACGACAACATCATCATCAATGTCTTCAACAGCTTGCCCGAGCCCTTCCTCATTTCATG GAATGGGATACAGCAGAGGAGAAACTCATGGCAAGATGGTGTTTACGGCACCAACTGCCCGATCCCACCCGGTGGCAACTTCACTTACGTCATGCAGTTGAAGGACCAGATCGGAAGCTACTTCTACTTCCCATCTCTGGGGTTCCACAAGGCCGCCGGCGGATTTGGCGGCATCAGAATCCTGAGCCGGCCGATGATCCCCGTCCCGTTCCCTCCTCCTGCAGATGATTACACGCTTTTGGTCGGTGACTGGTTCAAAGCTAACCACACT GATCTGAGATACATATTAGACAGCGGCAAAGATCTTCCCTTCCCTGATGGCGTCCTGATCAATGGCAGAGGACAGTATGGAAACACCTTCACCGTCGACCAAGGCAAAACATATCGTTTCCGGATATCGAACGTGGGATTGGCCACATCACTGAACATAAGAATCCAAGGACACACATTGTTGTTGGTGGAGGTGGAAGGATCGCACACTCTCCAAAACGCTTACTCTTCCTTCGACCTCCATTTGGGCCAGTCGTGCTCGTTTCTAGTCACGGCCGATCAGCCTCCGATGGACTACAACATCGTCGTCTCCACGCGGTTCACGAGCACCGTGCTATCGACCACCGCCGTCTTCCGGTACAGCAACTCCGGCGGGCGGTCATCCGGTCCAGCTCCGGGAGGGCCGACTATTCAGATTGACTGGTCGCTCAACCAGGCGCGATCCATTAGATGGAATCTGACAGCAAGTGGACCGAGGCCAAATCCGCAAGGTTCATATCATTATGGACTCGTGAACACCACCAGAACCATTAGGCTTGCCAACTCTGCTCCGGTCATCAATGGCAAACAGAGATACGCCGTCAACAGTGTCTCCTTCATTCCGGCCGACACGCCGCTCAAAGTGGCCGATTTCTACAAAATCCAGGGAGTGTTCAACCTGGGAAGCATTCCGGATAACCCGACTTATGGGTCTGGTTATCTGCAGACCTCAGTCATGGCGTCTAACATGCGAGATTACGTCGAGATCATCTTCGAGAACGGGGAGGACACCGTGCAGTCATGGCACATCGACGGATACTCATTCTGGGTCGTCGG AATGGATGGAGGGCAATGGACAGCAGCAAGCAGGGATGGTTACAACCTGAGAGATGCAGTAGCTCGATGCACAGTTCAG GTGTACCCCAAATCATGGTCTGCAATCTACATGCCATTGGACAATGTAGGATTGTGGAACATCAGGTCAGAGAACTGGGCAAGACAGTATTTGGGGCAGCAGTTCTATCTCCGAGTCTACTCTCCGGCCAACTCATGGAGGGATGAGAACCCAATCCCCAGGAACGCCCTCCTCTGCGGCCGGGCATCTGGTCGTCGAACAAGGCCGCTCTGA
- the LOC121975564 gene encoding protein MICRORCHIDIA 5-like isoform X2, with amino-acid sequence MEVAWLFALMVLMLHSVGDSRVLGIMKFNRTLSQHPIFNDMGNHGTKIIIYNLWHNDTGETELDFEIDEKVYCSILYLHMPDNFKIILYECEVEHHYIARDLKYCECVQYRAHVGEKIEPFHHGASYRGKGVVGCIIPIWLVMRRKFPAQLHIGTTCMVSNHNASSVPAK; translated from the exons ATGGAAGTAGCTTGGTTGTTTGCTCTAATGGTTCTTATGCTCCACTCAGTAGGAGATTCTAGAGTGTTGGGGATTATGAAGTTCAACCGAACGCTCAGCCAACATCCCATA TTTAATGATATGGGAAATCATGGTACCAAAATAATCATATATAACTTATGGCACAATGACACAGGGGAGACCgaacttgattttgaaattgatgaaAAG GTATACTGCTCAATTCTATATTTGCACATGCCggacaatttcaaaattattttatatgaaTGTGAAGTAGAGCACCATTATATAGCCAGAGATCTCAAATACTGTGAATGTGTTCAGTACCGAGCACACGTTGGTGAGAAGATAGAG CCGTTTCACCATGGAGCAAGTTATAGAGGCAAAGGTGTGGTTG GGTGCATCATTCCCATTTGGTTGGTTATGAGAAGAAAATTTCCAGCTCAGCTGCACATCG GCACTACATGTATGGTTTCCAATCACAATGCAAGTTCAGTGCCAG CCAAGTAA
- the LOC121975563 gene encoding CDT1-like protein a, chloroplastic, producing MDSETKATPSAMAKKRPFASPISTLESSGKVSPAADQICTPEKPPQRSSNRRLAFSINDVRRVALGLQRPPDRSNLVQSDANLSSVEDQLGDGSAPSSSPMLLKAKTLLPEKYELLCEFFNAMETSIRLLRLKGASMPTFSNVCNSIQHLTERRFTYTHLAQLKYILPEAISLKKILVHDERTCCMKPELQVNLQVDAVEKIIKGKSETGYTVLRTVFRERLLGFVNEHPEGDAVPEDELPHPFNQTKLIMRPSVDINANGICSESSPNAATRQPFLVASLMSQSFQRRFSKFAVPNSKKTPLSSLGDESAINEIAASTASSPAKCASSPPMCRKSLLGSPASTMMLRKRGGDEGKDGHEHNDQEGTPAKLLFTPLKIMSSTPEYPTPKRCRTTPSCDGPLLNKSEKRSTRTKLFMTPKKSGKAVAEEGLDRTASTDVLSILPEALLKSIKEKEKKAVQEKEDGVVEAIKRQKLIASLPNVFNMILLAYQSWQRSVVPKHELINKLISSNSKIVDKGEVEEQLNLLIELVPEWISEKTGSSGLNLCCVNKASNADEIRRRLLEAE from the exons ATGGACTCGGAAACAAAGGCAACCCCTTCTGCTATGGCCAAGAAGAGGCCTTTCGCCTCCCCGATCTCTACACTGGAATCGTCGGGCAAGGTCTCGCCGGCCGCCGACCAGATCTGCACGCCGGAGAAGCCACCGCAGCGATCCAGCAATCGAAGGCTCGCCTTCTCCATTAACGATGTGCGACGAGTCGCCTTAGGGCTTCAaaggcctcctgatcggtctaatCTTGTTCAATCCGATGCCAATCTCTCGTCGGTGGAGGACCAGCTTGGGGATGGGTCGGCGCCTAGTTCCAGTCCCATGTTGCTGAAGGCTAAAACACTCCTTCCTGAAAA ATACGAGTTGCTGTGTGAATTTTTCAATGCCATGGAGACCTCCATTCGTTTGCTTAGGCTAAAAGGGGCGTCGATGCCTACCTTTTCCAACGTCTGCAACAGTATTCAACATTTGACAGAAAG GCGTTTCACCTACACGCatttagcacagttaaaatacaTTCTACCTGAAGCTATAAGTCTCAAGAAGATTCTTGTTCATGATGAGCGTACTTGCTGCATGAAGCCAGAGCTTCAAGTTAATTTGCAAGTTGATGCTGTGGAAAAAATCATCAAGGGAAAAAGCGAAACTGGGTATACAGTCTTAAGGACTGTTTTCAGAGAACGGCTTCTTGGTTTCGTCAATGAACATCCAGAG GGAGATGCGGTGCCAGAGGATGAGCTTCCACATCCATTTAATCAAACAAAATTGATTATGCGACCGAGTGTTGACATCAATGCCAATGGAATATGCAGCGAATCTTCACCGAATGCTGCTACCCGGCAGCCCTTTTTAGTTGCATCTCTCATGTCTCAGTCCTTTCAGAGGCGTTTTTCTAAATTTGCCGTTCCTAATTCAAAGAAAACTCCTTTGTCATCTCTTGGTGACGAATCAGCTATCAATGAAATTGCTGCATCTACTGCTTCATCACCTGCAAAATGTGCCTCTAGTCCACCAATGTGTCGGAAGTCTTTACTTGGTTCGCCTGCATCAACAATGATGTTGAGAAAACGTGGAGGCGATGAAGGGAAAGATGGGCACGAACATAATGATCAAGAGGGAACTCCTGCAAAACTCTTATTCACTCCATTAAAGATAATGTCTAGCACTCCGGAATATCCTACCCCAAAGAGATGCAGGACAACTCCTAGCTGTGACGGTCCACTATTGAACAAATCCGAGAAGAGGTCAACCCGGACAAAATTGTTTATGACTCCAAAGAAGAGTGGAAAAGCAGTGGCTGAGGAGGGTTTAGATAGAACTGCGTCTACTGATGTCCTCAGTATTCTACCAGAAGCTCTGTTAAAATCG attaaggagaaggagaagaaagcagTGCAAGAGAAAGAAGACGGTGTTGTGGAAGCAATTAAAAGGCAAAAGTTGATAGCTTCTTTGCCCAACGTTTTCAACATGATCCTACTCGCTTATCAGTCGTGGCAGAGATCTGTTGTGCCAAAGCATGAATTGATCAATAAGTTAATATCGAGTAACTCTAAGATAGTTGATAAAG GTGAAGTGGAAGAACAGTTGAACCTTTTGATAGAATTAGTTCCAGAATGGATCTCTGAAAAGACTGGCAGCTCGGGGCTCAATCTATGTTG TGTAAACAAGGCATCAAATGCAGACGAAATCCGGAGAAGATTATTAGAAGCAGAATAG
- the LOC121975564 gene encoding uncharacterized protein LOC121975564 isoform X1, whose product MEVAWLFALMVLMLHSVGDSRVLGIMKFNRTLSQHPIFNDMGNHGTKIIIYNLWHNDTGETELDFEIDEKVYCSILYLHMPDNFKIILYECEVEHHYIARDLKYCECVQYRAHVGEKIEPFHHGASYRGKGVVGCIIPIWLVMRRKFPAQLHIGLLLTHCILLLGVTLSPSLLIPLQH is encoded by the exons ATGGAAGTAGCTTGGTTGTTTGCTCTAATGGTTCTTATGCTCCACTCAGTAGGAGATTCTAGAGTGTTGGGGATTATGAAGTTCAACCGAACGCTCAGCCAACATCCCATA TTTAATGATATGGGAAATCATGGTACCAAAATAATCATATATAACTTATGGCACAATGACACAGGGGAGACCgaacttgattttgaaattgatgaaAAG GTATACTGCTCAATTCTATATTTGCACATGCCggacaatttcaaaattattttatatgaaTGTGAAGTAGAGCACCATTATATAGCCAGAGATCTCAAATACTGTGAATGTGTTCAGTACCGAGCACACGTTGGTGAGAAGATAGAG CCGTTTCACCATGGAGCAAGTTATAGAGGCAAAGGTGTGGTTG GGTGCATCATTCCCATTTGGTTGGTTATGAGAAGAAAATTTCCAGCTCAGCTGCACATCGGTCTGCTGCTCACCCACTGCATTCTTCTTCTAGGTGTTACATTAAGTCCATCCCTGTTAATACCTCTACAACATTAA